In the genome of Christensenella timonensis, one region contains:
- a CDS encoding tyrosine-type recombinase/integrase: MTITLDTLKENINAYLDTFDQRDISPSTFTLYTRNLSHMLHFFEHDLKKEKISPGDMLSFKDYVVKTYKNMTAINMLGTANRFFRFIRAEDFCVDNIKKEEPDCPPDILTKEEYRKLLAVSAREDSKLYYIIRTFACTGINYSDLEFITVEAVHEGYAIARRRDKQWTIIISRNLQKILLQYCAENGIHNGIIFSGRGNNKIIDRGYICRQLKVFGSMVHIDECKLTTRGLRLYFSRTFLESEKDVMELNELLGNKIYSSHQLLPSRSIEEKSRALSRLEL, encoded by the coding sequence ATGACGATTACACTTGATACTTTAAAAGAAAATATAAACGCTTATCTCGATACGTTTGATCAAAGAGACATCTCGCCGTCCACTTTTACGCTGTATACGCGCAACTTATCGCACATGCTGCACTTTTTCGAGCACGATTTGAAGAAAGAAAAAATAAGTCCCGGGGACATGCTTTCGTTTAAAGACTATGTCGTGAAGACCTACAAGAACATGACGGCGATCAATATGCTGGGTACGGCGAACCGGTTTTTCCGCTTTATCCGCGCGGAGGATTTTTGCGTGGACAACATCAAAAAAGAAGAACCCGACTGTCCTCCGGATATCCTCACCAAGGAAGAATACCGCAAATTACTCGCAGTTTCGGCACGTGAAGACAGCAAGCTTTACTACATTATTCGTACGTTTGCCTGCACAGGCATCAACTACAGCGATTTGGAATTTATCACGGTGGAAGCTGTGCACGAAGGATATGCGATCGCACGGCGCAGGGACAAGCAGTGGACGATTATCATTTCCCGCAACCTGCAAAAGATCCTTTTACAGTATTGTGCGGAAAACGGGATCCACAACGGGATCATTTTCAGCGGCAGGGGCAACAACAAGATCATCGACCGCGGCTACATCTGCCGCCAGCTCAAAGTATTCGGCTCTATGGTCCATATCGATGAATGTAAACTGACGACGCGCGGGCTTCGGTTGTATTTCTCGCGGACGTTTCTGGAAAGCGAAAAAGACGTGATGGAATTAAACGAGCTTCTCGGCAACAAAATCTATTCCAGCCACCAACTGCTCCCCAGCAGGAGTATCGAGGAGAAAAGCCGCGCTCTTTCACGGCTGGAGCTTTAA